The following coding sequences lie in one Benincasa hispida cultivar B227 chromosome 6, ASM972705v1, whole genome shotgun sequence genomic window:
- the LOC120079543 gene encoding AAA-ATPase ASD, mitochondrial-like, whose translation MAFAELFTRVGSIIGSLVFIWAIFQQYFPFELRACFEKYSHRFISFFYPYVQITFNEFTGEGFTRSEAYIAIQNYLTRNSSSQAKRLKADSMKNNQSLVLTMDDHEEIAEQYEGVKLWWSSGRIISKSQTISFHPATEEKRFFMLTFHRRHRDLIIGQYLNHVLKEGKAIKVKNRQRKLFTNQDAQWSHVVFEHPATFRTLAMKPEKKKEIMDDLIAFSQAEKFYKEIGRAWKRGYLLYGPPGTGKSTMIAAMANLLGYDIYDLELTSVKNNIELRRLLTEISSKAVVVIEDIDCSLDLTGQRTNKNDKGRTEIEKDPIKRMMMRETSDTNPSEVTLSGLLNFIDGLWSACGGERLIVFTTNYVEKLDPALIRKGRMDKHIEMSFCGFEAFKILAKNYLKIESHPLFSKIEKLIGETIITPADVAEHLMPKAVSGDPRDCLESLIEALKGLKEEEERMNAEENKKKEEIC comes from the coding sequence aTGGCATTTGCAGAACTATTTACCCGCGTTGGATCGATAATTGGCAGTTTAGTGTTCATCTGGGCAATTTTCCAGCAGTATTTCCCATTCGAGCTTCGTGCTTGTTTCGAGAAATACTCTCATAGATTCATCAGTTTCTTTTATCCCTATGTTCAAATCACTTTCAATGAGTTCACCGGAGAAGGTTTCACTCGTAGTGAAGCTTACATCGCCATTCAAAATTACCTCACCAGAAACTCCTCATCGCAAGCCAAACGCCTAAAGGCTGATTCCATGAAGAACAATCAATCTCTGGTGCTCACCATGGATGACCACGAAGAAATTGCAGAACAATACGAAGGGGTAAAGCTATGGTGGTCATCAGGGAGAATCATTTCCAAGTCTCAGACGATTTCATTCCACCCAGCGACAGAGGAGAAAAGGTTTTTTATGCTCACTTTTCATAGAAGGCACAGAGATCTCATCATCGGCCAGTATTTAAACCACGTACTCAAAGAGGGGAAAGCGATTAAGGTGAAGAACAGACAACGAAAGCTTTTCACAAACCAAGACGCTCAATGGAGTCACGTTGTGTTCGAACATCCAGCGACGTTTAGGACATTGGCGATGAAgccagagaagaagaaggagataatGGATGACCTAATTGCGTTCAGCCAGGCGGAGAAATTTTACAAAGAAATCGGTAGGGCTTGGAAAAGGGGATATCTCTTGTACGGTCCACCAGGAACTGGAAAATCGACGATGATAGCGGCGATGGCGAATCTTTTAGGGTACGATATTTACGATCTCGAATTGACTTCGGTCAAAAACAACATCGAATTGAGGAGACTACTTACGGAAATTTCAAGCAAAGCCGTTGTTGTAATCGAGGACATTGATTGTTCCCTCGATCTCACAGGCCAAAGGACGAACAAAAACGATAAAGGACGAACAGAGATAGAGAAAGATCCGATCAAAAGAATGATGATGAGAGAAACTAGCGATACAAACCCTAGCGAAGTGACGCTTTCGGGGCTTCTGAACTTCATAGACGGACTCTGGTCGGCGTGTGGCGGAGAAAGACTGATTGTCTTCACGACGAACTATGTCGAGAAACTGGATCCGGCGCTGATTAGGAAAGGGAGAATGGATAAGCATATAGAAATGTCATTCTGTGGATTTGAAGCGTTCAAAATACTGGCGAAGAATTACCTGAAGATTGAATCGCATCCTCTATTTTCGAAGATTGAGAAGCTCATCGGGGAAACGATAATAACTCCGGCGGATGTGGCAGAGCATTTAATGCCGAAGGCAGTTTCCGGTGACCCTAGAGATTGCCTGGAGAGTCTAATCGAAGCTCTGAAAGgactaaaagaagaagaagagaggatgAATGCAGAGGAAAACAAGAAAAAGGAGGAAATATGTTAA